One stretch of Oceanimonas pelagia DNA includes these proteins:
- the sdhA gene encoding succinate dehydrogenase flavoprotein subunit codes for MTIAIREFDAVVIGAGGAGMRAALQIAESGKSCALLSKVFPTRSHTVSAQGGITVALGNAHDDNWEWHMYDTVKGSDYIGDQDAIEFMCQTGPEAILELEKMGLPFSRFDNGKVYQRPFGGQSKAFGGEQAARTAAASDRTGHALLHTLYQQNVKHKTTVFSEWYALDLVKNQDGDVVGCTAIDIETGEVVYFKAKATILATGGAGRIFQSTTNAHINTGDGVGMALRAGVPVQDMEMWQFHPTGIAGAGVLVTEGCRGEGGYLLNKDGERFMERYAPNAKDLAGRDVVARSMMIEIREGRGCDGPWGPHIKLKLDHLGKEVLESRLPGICELSRTFAHVDPVKEPIPVIPTCHYMMGGIPTNVHGQALKQDANGNDVPVKGLFAVGEIACVSVHGANRLGGNSLLDLVVFGRAVGRHLTEALNELGDSRAASESDLDESLSRYNRWESTRSGEDPVQIKKDLQRCMQNNFSVFREGDAMAAGLAELKEIRERLKSARLDDTSRDFNTQRIECLELDNLMETAYATAVAANFRTESRGAHTRFDFPDRDDENWLCHSLYNPETESMSRREVNMAPKTRDAFPPKVRTY; via the coding sequence GTGACTATTGCTATTCGAGAATTCGACGCCGTGGTGATCGGCGCCGGCGGTGCCGGTATGCGCGCCGCCCTTCAGATTGCTGAATCGGGCAAGAGCTGTGCGCTGCTGTCCAAGGTATTTCCGACCCGTTCCCATACCGTGTCTGCCCAGGGCGGCATCACGGTGGCGCTGGGCAATGCCCACGACGATAACTGGGAATGGCACATGTACGACACCGTCAAGGGCTCCGACTACATCGGTGACCAGGATGCCATTGAATTTATGTGTCAGACCGGCCCCGAGGCCATCCTCGAGCTGGAAAAAATGGGCCTGCCGTTCTCCCGCTTCGACAACGGCAAGGTGTATCAGCGCCCCTTCGGCGGCCAGTCCAAGGCCTTCGGCGGCGAGCAGGCGGCCCGTACTGCGGCGGCGTCCGACCGCACCGGCCATGCCCTGCTGCACACCCTGTATCAGCAGAACGTCAAGCACAAAACCACCGTGTTTTCCGAGTGGTACGCGCTGGATCTGGTGAAGAACCAGGATGGTGACGTGGTGGGCTGTACCGCCATCGACATCGAAACCGGCGAAGTGGTTTACTTCAAGGCCAAGGCCACCATTCTGGCCACCGGCGGTGCCGGTCGTATCTTCCAGTCCACCACCAACGCCCACATCAACACCGGCGACGGTGTCGGCATGGCGCTGCGCGCCGGCGTGCCGGTGCAGGACATGGAAATGTGGCAGTTCCACCCCACCGGCATCGCCGGCGCCGGCGTGCTGGTGACCGAAGGCTGCCGGGGCGAGGGCGGTTACCTGCTGAACAAGGACGGCGAGCGCTTTATGGAGCGTTACGCGCCCAACGCCAAGGATCTGGCCGGCCGTGACGTGGTGGCCCGTTCCATGATGATCGAAATCCGCGAAGGCCGCGGCTGCGATGGTCCCTGGGGCCCGCACATCAAGCTGAAGCTGGATCACCTGGGCAAGGAAGTGCTGGAAAGCCGTCTGCCCGGTATCTGCGAGCTGTCCCGCACCTTTGCCCACGTGGATCCGGTAAAAGAGCCGATTCCGGTGATTCCGACCTGTCACTACATGATGGGCGGCATTCCCACCAACGTACACGGTCAGGCCCTGAAGCAGGACGCCAACGGTAACGACGTGCCGGTGAAAGGTCTGTTCGCCGTGGGCGAAATCGCCTGTGTGTCGGTACACGGCGCCAACCGCCTGGGCGGCAACTCGCTGCTCGACCTGGTGGTGTTCGGCCGTGCCGTGGGTCGTCATCTGACCGAAGCTCTCAACGAGCTGGGTGACAGCCGCGCCGCATCCGAGTCCGATCTGGACGAGTCCCTGTCCCGCTACAACCGCTGGGAAAGTACCCGTTCCGGCGAAGACCCGGTGCAGATCAAGAAAGACCTGCAGCGCTGCATGCAGAACAACTTCTCGGTATTCCGGGAAGGGGATGCCATGGCGGCCGGTCTGGCTGAACTCAAGGAAATCCGCGAGCGCCTGAAGTCGGCCCGTCTGGATGATACCAGCCGCGACTTCAATACTCAGCGCATCGAGTGCCTGGAACTCGACAACCTGATGGAAACCGCCTACGCCACCGCCGTGGCCGCGAACTTCCGCACCGAAAGCCGTGGTGCCCACACCCGTTTCGACTTCCCCGACCGGGATGACGAAAACTGGCTGTGCCACTCGTTGTACAACCCCGAGACCGAGTCCATGAGCCGCCGTGAGGTGAACATGGCGCCCAAGACTCGTGATGCCTTCCCGCCGAAAGTGCGGACCTACTAA
- the sdhD gene encoding succinate dehydrogenase, hydrophobic membrane anchor protein, with product MVSNSATFGRSGVHDFLLLRATAVILTLYTLYLVGFIAFNDITFEVWTGFFDRTFTKVFTLLALFSVLMHGWIGAWQVLSDYVKPALWRGLAQFGVVVLLLSYLLTGIVVLWGV from the coding sequence ATGGTAAGTAATTCTGCAACTTTCGGCCGCAGCGGCGTGCACGATTTCCTGCTGCTGCGCGCAACGGCTGTCATTCTGACCCTGTACACCCTGTATCTGGTCGGCTTTATCGCCTTTAACGACATCACCTTCGAGGTGTGGACCGGCTTTTTTGACCGCACCTTTACCAAGGTGTTTACGCTGCTGGCCTTGTTCAGCGTGCTGATGCACGGCTGGATCGGCGCCTGGCAGGTGCTGTCCGATTACGTCAAGCCGGCACTGTGGCGCGGCCTGGCCCAGTTTGGTGTGGTGGTATTGCTGTTGTCCTATCTGCTGACCGGTATCGTTGTTTTGTGGGGTGTATAA
- the sdhC gene encoding succinate dehydrogenase cytochrome b556 subunit, whose translation MGKTVTKKQRPVNLDLRTIRQPVAAISSILHRVSGVITLFALAILLWLLSESLSSEQGFNAVVEILDGFFVGFILWGVLTALAYHIVGGIRHLIMDLGYCEEIESGALSAKVAFGVTIVLSLLAGVLVW comes from the coding sequence GTGGGCAAGACCGTGACTAAAAAACAGAGACCTGTAAACCTCGACCTACGGACTATTCGCCAGCCCGTCGCCGCCATCTCATCCATCCTGCACCGGGTTTCCGGCGTGATCACCCTGTTCGCGCTGGCCATCCTGCTGTGGCTGCTCAGTGAATCCCTGTCTTCCGAGCAGGGCTTCAATGCCGTGGTGGAGATTCTGGATGGCTTCTTTGTCGGCTTCATCCTCTGGGGTGTGCTGACCGCTCTGGCCTATCACATTGTAGGCGGCATTCGCCACCTCATCATGGATCTGGGCTATTGCGAAGAGATTGAATCGGGCGCCCTGAGTGCCAAGGTGGCATTCGGTGTGACCATTGTTCTGTCACTGCTGGCGGGGGTACTGGTATGGTAA
- a CDS encoding citrate synthase encodes MADQKATLHLPGKEPVELPIASGTAGYDVIDISSLGSHGYFTYDPGFLATASCQSEITYIDGDKGILLHRGYPIEQLAQDASYLEVCYLLLYGEAPTAKQYEQFRRDIMRHTMVHEQLSSFFKGYRRDAHPMAIVCGVIAGLSAFYHDPMDINDPVHRELAAQRLIAKMPTIAAMAYKYSVGQPFVYPRNDLSYAGNFLQMMFAVPCEDYKVNPVVEKAMDRIFTLHADHEQNASTSTVRLAGSSGANPFACIAAGIASLWGPAHGGANEACLLMLEEIGSVDRIPEFIERAKDKDDPFRLMGFGHRVYKNFDPRAKVMRETCHEVLDDLKIEDPLLDVAMELERIALSDEYFVERKLYPNVDFYSGIILKAIGIPTSMFTVIFALARTVGWMSHWNEMMSDPKQKIGRPRQLYTGAAEREFKTQVADK; translated from the coding sequence ATGGCTGACCAAAAGGCCACTCTGCATCTGCCCGGCAAGGAACCCGTTGAACTTCCTATCGCCTCCGGCACCGCTGGCTACGATGTGATCGATATCAGTTCTCTCGGCTCACACGGCTACTTCACCTACGACCCCGGTTTCCTGGCGACGGCTTCCTGTCAGTCCGAGATCACCTACATCGACGGTGACAAGGGGATCCTGCTGCACCGCGGCTACCCCATCGAGCAACTGGCCCAGGATGCCAGCTACCTGGAAGTATGCTACCTGCTGCTGTACGGCGAGGCTCCCACTGCCAAGCAATATGAGCAGTTCAGACGCGATATCATGCGCCATACCATGGTGCACGAGCAGCTGTCTTCCTTCTTTAAGGGCTACCGCCGCGACGCTCACCCCATGGCCATTGTGTGTGGTGTGATCGCCGGCCTGTCGGCCTTCTATCACGACCCCATGGACATCAATGATCCGGTGCACCGCGAACTGGCCGCCCAGCGCCTGATCGCCAAAATGCCGACCATCGCCGCCATGGCCTATAAATATTCCGTGGGTCAGCCGTTCGTGTATCCGCGCAACGACCTGAGCTACGCCGGCAACTTCCTGCAAATGATGTTTGCCGTGCCCTGCGAAGACTACAAGGTCAACCCGGTGGTGGAAAAAGCCATGGACCGCATCTTTACCCTGCATGCGGATCATGAGCAGAACGCCTCCACCTCTACCGTGCGTCTGGCCGGCTCCAGCGGCGCCAACCCGTTTGCCTGCATCGCGGCCGGCATCGCTTCCCTGTGGGGACCGGCCCACGGCGGCGCCAACGAGGCCTGCCTGCTGATGCTGGAAGAAATCGGCTCGGTGGACCGCATTCCCGAATTTATCGAACGCGCCAAGGACAAGGACGATCCCTTCCGCCTGATGGGCTTCGGTCACCGGGTTTACAAGAACTTCGATCCGCGCGCCAAGGTGATGCGCGAAACCTGTCACGAAGTGCTGGACGATCTCAAGATCGAGGATCCGCTGCTGGACGTGGCCATGGAGCTGGAACGCATTGCGCTGTCCGACGAATACTTCGTGGAGCGCAAGCTGTATCCGAACGTGGACTTCTACTCCGGTATCATTCTGAAGGCCATCGGCATTCCCACCAGCATGTTCACCGTGATCTTCGCCCTGGCCCGTACCGTGGGCTGGATGTCGCACTGGAACGAAATGATGTCCGATCCCAAGCAGAAGATCGGCCGTCCGCGCCAACTGTACACCGGCGCCGCCGAGCGCGAGTTCAAAACTCAGGTTGCCGACAAGTAA
- the fbp gene encoding class 1 fructose-bisphosphatase — protein sequence MITLGEYIVKTQSEYPSATGELTSLLSSIRRAAKIVNREINRAGLVTDIIGGSNGSENVQGEVQQKLDVFANDKFKAALEARGEVCGIASEEEDYFVCFDSAKRSDAKYVVLMDPLDGSSNIDVNVSVGTIFSIYRRVSEPGTPVVMEDFLQPGVNQVAAGYVVYGSSTMLVYTTGNGVHGFTYDPSLGSFCLSHENIRIPEEGKIYSINEGNYIKFPEGVKKYLKYCQEQDENTRRPYTSRYIGSLVSDFHRNMLKGGIYIYPSGTNAPNGKLRLLYECNPLAFLAEQAGGKASDGFRRIMEIKPTELHQRTPYFVGSTAMVEKAERFMAEYSKPAGE from the coding sequence ATGATTACCCTGGGTGAATACATCGTAAAGACACAGTCCGAATACCCCAGCGCCACCGGTGAGCTGACCTCGCTGCTGTCGTCCATTCGTCGCGCGGCCAAGATCGTGAACCGGGAAATCAACCGGGCCGGTCTGGTCACCGACATTATCGGTGGCAGCAACGGCAGCGAAAATGTGCAGGGGGAAGTGCAGCAAAAGCTGGATGTGTTCGCCAACGACAAGTTCAAGGCGGCCCTGGAAGCCCGGGGCGAAGTGTGCGGCATTGCCTCGGAAGAGGAAGACTACTTCGTCTGTTTCGACAGCGCCAAGCGCAGCGATGCCAAATATGTGGTGCTGATGGATCCGCTCGACGGCTCCTCCAATATCGACGTGAACGTGTCTGTGGGCACCATTTTCTCCATTTACCGCCGTGTCAGCGAGCCGGGCACGCCCGTGGTGATGGAAGACTTCCTGCAGCCGGGGGTGAACCAGGTGGCCGCCGGCTACGTGGTGTACGGCTCCTCCACCATGCTGGTGTACACCACCGGCAACGGTGTGCACGGCTTTACCTATGATCCGTCGCTGGGCTCCTTCTGCCTGTCCCACGAGAACATTCGCATTCCCGAAGAGGGCAAAATCTACTCCATCAACGAGGGCAACTACATCAAGTTCCCCGAGGGGGTGAAGAAGTACCTCAAGTACTGCCAGGAGCAGGACGAAAACACCAGGCGTCCCTATACCTCCCGCTATATCGGCTCGCTGGTGTCGGACTTCCACCGTAACATGCTCAAGGGCGGCATCTATATCTATCCGTCCGGCACCAATGCTCCCAACGGCAAGCTGCGCCTGCTGTACGAGTGCAACCCGCTGGCGTTCCTGGCCGAGCAGGCCGGCGGCAAGGCCAGTGACGGCTTTCGGCGCATTATGGAAATCAAGCCCACCGAGCTGCACCAGCGTACGCCCTATTTTGTGGGCTCCACCGCCATGGTGGAGAAGGCCGAACGCTTTATGGCCGAGTATTCCAAACCGGCCGGCGAGTGA
- the kdsB gene encoding 3-deoxy-manno-octulosonate cytidylyltransferase has product MSFIVVIPARMQSTRLPGKPLADIHGKPMIQHVAEQALKSGAHRVVVATDDERIRAALAGCDVEVCLTGSHHESGTERLAEVVEQLQLAPDDIVVNVQGDEPLLPPALVDQVAGLLAASDAPMATLATPLLHAEELTDPNVVKVVHSLHGKALYFSRAPIPFDRDGTAEGTPGLDHCLRHIGIYAYRAGFICRYVALPAGPLERLEKLEQLRVLWHGESIALGVARQVPPAGVDTPADLEAVRRYLAKD; this is encoded by the coding sequence ATGAGCTTTATCGTCGTGATCCCCGCCCGTATGCAGTCCACCCGGCTGCCGGGCAAGCCCCTGGCCGACATTCACGGCAAGCCCATGATCCAGCACGTGGCCGAGCAGGCGCTGAAAAGCGGAGCACACAGAGTGGTGGTGGCCACCGATGACGAACGCATCAGGGCGGCCCTGGCCGGCTGTGATGTAGAGGTCTGCCTCACCGGCAGTCACCACGAGTCGGGCACCGAGCGGCTGGCGGAGGTGGTGGAGCAGCTGCAACTGGCGCCCGACGACATCGTAGTGAATGTGCAGGGCGACGAGCCCCTGCTGCCGCCGGCGCTGGTGGATCAGGTGGCCGGCCTGCTGGCCGCCAGCGATGCGCCCATGGCCACGCTGGCCACGCCACTGCTGCATGCCGAAGAGCTGACCGATCCCAATGTGGTCAAGGTGGTGCACAGCCTGCATGGCAAGGCGCTGTATTTCAGCCGCGCCCCCATTCCCTTTGACCGGGATGGCACCGCCGAGGGTACGCCCGGTCTGGATCACTGCCTGCGCCACATTGGCATCTATGCTTACCGGGCGGGCTTTATTTGCCGCTACGTGGCGCTGCCCGCCGGTCCGCTGGAGCGGCTGGAGAAACTGGAGCAGTTGCGGGTGCTGTGGCACGGCGAAAGCATTGCCCTTGGCGTGGCCCGGCAAGTGCCGCCGGCGGGGGTGGATACCCCGGCGGATCTGGAGGCGGTGCGCAGATATCTGGCGAAAGACTGA
- a CDS encoding Trm112 family protein has protein sequence MAIDAKLVEIIACPVCKGKLQLDREHNELVCRFDRLAYPITENIPVLLENRARKLDLDELQG, from the coding sequence ATGGCGATTGACGCCAAGCTGGTGGAAATCATTGCCTGCCCGGTGTGCAAGGGCAAGCTGCAACTGGACCGGGAGCACAACGAGCTTGTCTGTCGCTTTGACCGTCTGGCCTATCCCATCACCGAAAACATTCCGGTGCTGCTGGAAAACCGGGCGCGCAAGCTGGATCTGGACGAGCTGCAGGGATGA
- the lpxK gene encoding tetraacyldisaccharide 4'-kinase → MQAWYRGASWLWLLWPLSLLFGLASALRRRLFALGLRRAWRAPVPVMVVGNLTVGGNGKTPLVIWLVEWLRKQGYNPGVISRGYGGNSEHYPLVLNEATSAKQAGDEPVLIYKRTGCPVVVGPKRAEAAAKLAGLGVNVIVSDDGLQHYALARDIELVVVDGKRRFGNGRLLPMGPLREGKWRLATVDAVINNGGPGEAGEFAMTLAPGALRPVSSEGEAPVPGTRVHALAGIGHPPRFFTTLAEQGFILDRQLALADHQAVAPAQLAGLADAPLLITEKDAVKWPGGHPDCWYLPVNACLPTEFEHLLLNRLKELNHGD, encoded by the coding sequence ATGCAGGCCTGGTACCGGGGCGCGAGCTGGCTGTGGCTGCTGTGGCCACTCAGCCTGCTGTTCGGGCTGGCAAGCGCTCTGCGCCGCCGGCTGTTTGCTCTTGGGCTCAGGCGTGCCTGGCGGGCGCCGGTGCCGGTGATGGTAGTGGGCAATCTCACCGTGGGCGGCAACGGTAAAACGCCCCTGGTGATCTGGCTGGTGGAGTGGCTGCGGAAACAGGGTTATAACCCGGGCGTGATCAGCCGGGGTTATGGCGGCAACAGCGAGCACTATCCGCTGGTGCTCAATGAGGCCACCTCCGCCAAGCAGGCCGGCGACGAGCCGGTACTGATTTACAAGCGCACCGGCTGCCCGGTGGTGGTGGGGCCGAAGCGGGCCGAGGCCGCCGCCAAGCTGGCCGGCCTGGGGGTGAATGTCATCGTCAGCGATGACGGCCTGCAGCATTATGCGCTGGCGCGCGATATCGAGCTGGTGGTGGTGGACGGCAAGCGCCGCTTTGGCAATGGCCGGTTGCTGCCCATGGGACCGCTGCGCGAAGGAAAATGGCGCCTCGCCACCGTGGATGCGGTGATCAACAACGGCGGCCCCGGTGAAGCCGGTGAATTTGCCATGACCCTGGCACCCGGCGCGCTGCGCCCGGTGAGCAGCGAGGGTGAGGCGCCCGTGCCGGGAACCAGAGTGCATGCCCTGGCCGGCATTGGCCATCCGCCCCGTTTCTTTACCACCCTGGCCGAGCAGGGCTTTATACTGGACCGGCAGCTGGCGCTGGCCGACCACCAGGCGGTGGCTCCGGCGCAGCTGGCGGGGCTGGCCGATGCGCCCCTGCTGATCACCGAAAAGGACGCGGTCAAGTGGCCCGGTGGCCACCCCGATTGCTGGTATTTGCCGGTGAATGCGTGCCTGCCAACCGAATTTGAACATCTGTTGCTTAACCGACTGAAGGAGCTGAATCATGGCGATTGA